The following are encoded together in the Candidatus Methylomirabilis oxygeniifera genome:
- a CDS encoding Sensor protein (fragment), protein MAISETQLDSIFGQEVSQDQSTDGIAMSDCADAIAYIETRLRQQTQQYQVFQLEHEQLMAAMLGERDARLAEQRTYLERLEQEVQDRTREVRDYAVTLETANKALEQARAQSEIAARLKSEFLANMSHEIRTPMNGIIGMTELVLDTHLSTEQREYLDLVKSSAESLLGLLNDILDCSKIEAGKLNLEAIPFSLGEILHATLRPLTLQAGRKDLTLTWEILPDVLDTLVGDPTRLRQIVVNLVSNAIKFTERGGIAVRAQAIVEADLRQCVLYCSVTDTGIGIPPEKRHVIFDPFIQVDGSTTRQYGGTGLGLTITAHLVTMMGGRIWVESEPGLGSTFHFTARFGVQSPSANASNSGVAAGVIRDQVVQTPAVCRRLRILLAEDNPVNRILAVRLLEKAGHTVAVAGTGREVLVTLEREQFDLVMMDVQMPEMDGISATAAIRERERGSGAHLPILALTAHAMNGDRERCLAAGMDDYLSKPIQAKALYEAIARLCARASGLDHNESLTDTSCVGGTPMAMTVVTPSTQSPPSSEISSRPPLSKGGTGGFETVGRSSTAGADASTSLVSGFDREAVLVLVDGDVGLLRRLIRLFLDDCPKRLQEIRDAVRRGDGAALMQVAHSLKGAAGMFGARIAVEALGRLEAMGRDGDVTHAGQTFATMEAALARLTPALAQFMKEGEA, encoded by the coding sequence GTGGCTATTTCCGAAACGCAACTTGACAGCATCTTTGGTCAGGAGGTGAGCCAAGACCAATCGACCGACGGTATCGCGATGAGCGATTGCGCCGATGCCATAGCCTATATCGAGACACGCCTCCGGCAACAGACGCAACAGTATCAGGTCTTCCAGCTTGAGCATGAGCAACTCATGGCTGCGATGCTGGGAGAGCGCGACGCTCGTTTGGCGGAGCAACGAACCTACCTGGAGCGCCTTGAACAAGAGGTCCAGGATCGCACCCGAGAGGTGCGTGATTACGCAGTGACGCTCGAGACCGCCAATAAGGCGCTCGAACAGGCCAGAGCCCAGTCGGAAATCGCTGCCCGTCTCAAATCGGAGTTCCTCGCGAATATGTCCCATGAGATCCGGACGCCGATGAACGGCATTATCGGGATGACGGAGCTCGTGCTGGATACGCATCTGAGCACGGAGCAGCGGGAGTACCTTGACCTGGTGAAGAGTTCCGCCGAGTCACTTCTCGGTCTGTTGAACGACATTCTTGATTGTTCAAAGATCGAGGCGGGCAAGCTCAACCTGGAGGCTATCCCGTTCAGTCTGGGCGAGATCCTTCATGCGACGCTCCGGCCGCTCACGCTGCAGGCCGGCCGAAAGGATCTGACGCTGACGTGGGAGATTCTACCTGACGTACTGGATACGCTGGTGGGCGATCCGACGCGCTTGCGCCAGATTGTGGTCAACCTGGTCAGCAACGCCATCAAGTTTACCGAACGAGGCGGAATAGCAGTCCGCGCACAGGCCATCGTAGAAGCTGATCTTAGACAATGTGTGCTGTACTGCTCGGTGACCGATACAGGGATCGGCATCCCGCCTGAGAAACGGCACGTCATCTTCGATCCTTTCATCCAGGTGGACGGTTCGACGACACGCCAGTACGGCGGGACCGGTTTGGGTCTGACCATTACGGCCCACCTGGTCACAATGATGGGCGGCCGGATATGGGTTGAGAGTGAGCCAGGGTTGGGGAGCACATTCCATTTTACCGCACGATTCGGCGTGCAGTCGCCTTCAGCCAATGCTTCGAACAGTGGCGTGGCGGCCGGCGTGATCCGGGATCAGGTAGTCCAGACCCCGGCCGTATGTCGCCGTCTTCGCATCCTACTGGCAGAGGACAACCCGGTCAACCGGATACTGGCGGTTCGGCTGCTGGAGAAGGCAGGGCACACCGTGGCTGTGGCCGGTACCGGTCGCGAGGTGCTGGTTACCCTGGAGCGGGAGCAGTTCGACCTGGTGATGATGGACGTACAGATGCCGGAAATGGATGGCATCTCAGCCACTGCCGCCATCCGCGAGCGTGAGCGAGGAAGCGGCGCCCATCTGCCGATTCTCGCGCTCACGGCTCATGCCATGAATGGTGACCGGGAGCGCTGCCTGGCGGCAGGGATGGACGATTACCTCTCAAAGCCGATCCAGGCCAAGGCGCTCTACGAGGCTATTGCGCGTCTGTGCGCGAGGGCTTCCGGTCTCGACCATAATGAGAGTCTTACTGATACTTCATGCGTTGGCGGCACGCCCATGGCTATGACAGTTGTCACGCCCAGCACACAATCCCCACCAAGCTCAGAAATCTCCTCTCGCCCCCCTTTGTCAAAGGGGGGAACGGGGGGTTTTGAGACAGTCGGCCGATCGTCGACGGCAGGGGCGGACGCGTCGACCTCGCTCGTGTCAGGCTTCGACCGGGAGGCTGTCCTGGTTCTCGTCGATGGTGACGTGGGCCTGCTTCGGAGGCTGATACGTCTGTTCCTCGATGACTGTCCGAAGCGGCTTCAGGAGATTCGCGATGCTGTCAGACGTGGTGATGGCGCGGCGCTTATGCAGGTCGCGCATAGCTTGAAGGGCGCAGCCGGCATGTTCGGCGCGCGGATTGCCGTTGAGGCGCTCGGGCGGTTGGAGGCGATGGGTCGTGACGGAGATGTGACTCACGCCGGGCAGACGTTCGCGACCATGGAGGCCGCACTTGCGCGACTGACCCCGGCGCTCGCCCAATTCATGAAGGAGGGAGAGGCATGA
- a CDS encoding putative flagellin (Evidence 3 : Function proposed based on presence of conserved amino acid motif, structural feature or limited homology; PubMedId : 2190210; Product type s : structure) yields the protein MAIGDLTRINTNIAAFNALNSLKNIGNQLGVSQLRLQSGKRINESADDPAGFSIASKLTSRARGLATALDSVGTSMNLLSIAEGAAQSIHDNLMNIQDLIRQTTSSNLGTSERGAIEQQIDDLSAEITRLRDSTTFNGVSLIDGTFTGRRILTGAEASDTILASISQDFSLASLGLSDASMAVDTVANASLSLTYVDAALTSVRLEIQNIGSVSSRLRSISDNLSVAVTNTQAAKSRVMDADVAAEQVNAVRLQILQQLATAQLTQANSGPQQVLALFR from the coding sequence ATGGCCATTGGTGATCTGACCCGTATTAACACGAACATCGCAGCCTTCAATGCATTAAACAGCTTGAAGAATATCGGCAATCAACTGGGCGTCAGCCAGCTTCGGCTCCAGAGCGGTAAGCGGATCAACGAATCGGCCGACGATCCGGCCGGCTTCTCGATCGCCAGCAAACTGACCTCGCGGGCTCGCGGTTTGGCCACTGCCCTCGATTCTGTCGGCACATCGATGAACCTGCTCTCGATCGCTGAAGGGGCTGCGCAGTCGATCCACGACAACCTCATGAACATCCAGGATCTGATTCGGCAGACGACATCAAGCAACCTGGGGACCAGCGAGCGCGGCGCCATCGAGCAACAGATCGACGATCTGTCGGCCGAGATTACCCGCTTGCGCGACTCGACCACGTTCAACGGGGTCTCGTTGATCGATGGGACCTTCACCGGAAGACGGATTCTGACGGGCGCCGAGGCGAGCGATACCATCCTCGCCAGCATCAGTCAGGATTTCTCGCTGGCCAGCCTCGGCCTGTCGGATGCCAGTATGGCCGTCGACACTGTGGCGAACGCATCCCTGTCGCTGACTTACGTAGACGCCGCGCTCACGTCGGTCAGGTTGGAGATTCAGAACATCGGATCGGTGAGCAGCCGACTGCGGAGTATTTCGGATAACCTGTCCGTTGCTGTCACCAACACGCAGGCGGCAAAGTCCAGAGTGATGGATGCCGATGTGGCGGCCGAACAGGTCAACGCCGTGAGGTTGCAGATCTTGCAGCAGTTGGCGACGGCCCAGCTTACCCAGGCGAATTCGGGGCCACAGCAGGTCCTGGCGCTCTTCAGGTAG
- a CDS encoding protein of unknown function (Evidence 5 : No homology to any previously reported sequences): protein MGKRVKRREIVSLCMIVKNEERYLPDCLANAGPFVDEIVVVDTGSTDRTVEIATAAGARVFREEWRDDFAAARNQSLRRAVGDWILVLDADERLVGNSGPLMRDLVEVPDVAAYLVKLQCPTHGGSALGTIPLRWLPRLFRSRIGARYEGVIHECLLPSLRGKGKIIYSEMTLEHLGYLQTHEVMQAKAMRNLRLLEDQVSRTPEDSLTWIQLAETHMTLSQQDQAIASYRRALALFDCERTRGQQTIGDATAALACQQLGVLHLLQEAPDEAIAALRQAIALWPALASAYLYLGQAYDHKQEPETALEQFRKAVEFAHRPEQPGHPVRLVPWAPWLLMGTVQYKLQQYEAARNSVCQAIRVNADFPGTHTLLGVIHLAMGRPDAALEAFETAHRLGDTTPSLFVNIGAAHNQLGDSEKAMQAFREALAGEPELQNARLGLCQAYAQLGRWSELVEEGHTLLQQGVVEPALYRLIGKALWSLEAWTAAVPVYEALCALANPTPSDWSGLAIAALGAGEPLKALQTAEHALGLNPPTELQSLLQAVVVEAREALRQDLVCVYRP, encoded by the coding sequence ATGGGCAAGCGGGTCAAGAGGCGGGAGATCGTAAGCCTCTGCATGATCGTGAAGAATGAGGAGCGGTATTTACCGGACTGCCTCGCGAACGCCGGCCCGTTTGTGGATGAGATCGTCGTTGTCGATACGGGATCGACAGATCGGACGGTCGAGATCGCCACTGCGGCCGGGGCACGGGTCTTCCGTGAGGAATGGCGCGACGACTTTGCCGCCGCCCGGAACCAGTCCCTTCGCCGTGCGGTCGGCGATTGGATTCTCGTCTTGGATGCCGATGAACGGCTTGTCGGCAACAGCGGACCCCTGATGCGTGACCTGGTCGAGGTCCCCGATGTGGCCGCCTATCTCGTGAAGCTTCAGTGTCCGACTCATGGCGGCAGTGCGTTGGGGACGATTCCACTCAGATGGTTGCCGCGGCTGTTTCGAAGCAGGATCGGGGCGAGGTACGAGGGAGTCATACATGAATGTCTCTTACCTTCTCTGAGGGGCAAAGGCAAGATCATCTACTCGGAGATGACGCTGGAGCACCTTGGCTATCTTCAAACCCATGAGGTCATGCAGGCTAAAGCGATGCGAAATCTTCGGCTGCTCGAGGACCAAGTTAGCCGCACGCCGGAGGACAGCTTGACCTGGATCCAGTTGGCTGAGACGCATATGACGCTGTCGCAGCAGGATCAGGCCATTGCGAGCTATCGGCGGGCGCTTGCACTGTTTGATTGCGAACGGACACGGGGGCAACAGACGATCGGCGATGCCACCGCTGCGTTGGCCTGTCAGCAACTCGGCGTGCTGCACCTGCTGCAGGAGGCGCCTGACGAAGCCATTGCGGCCCTCCGGCAGGCGATCGCCCTGTGGCCCGCGCTCGCGTCAGCCTATCTCTACCTGGGCCAGGCCTACGATCACAAGCAGGAGCCGGAGACCGCGCTCGAACAGTTCCGCAAGGCGGTCGAATTCGCGCATCGCCCAGAGCAGCCCGGGCATCCCGTCCGACTTGTGCCGTGGGCGCCATGGTTGCTGATGGGGACCGTCCAATACAAACTCCAGCAGTACGAGGCAGCGCGGAACTCCGTGTGCCAGGCGATTCGTGTGAATGCGGATTTTCCTGGTACGCATACGCTCTTGGGTGTGATTCACCTTGCCATGGGTCGGCCGGATGCTGCCCTTGAGGCGTTCGAGACCGCCCACCGATTGGGGGATACCACTCCCTCGCTTTTCGTCAACATCGGGGCTGCGCACAACCAGCTTGGCGATTCCGAAAAAGCCATGCAAGCATTTCGAGAGGCCCTGGCCGGAGAGCCTGAGTTGCAGAACGCCCGCCTTGGCCTCTGTCAGGCATATGCGCAACTGGGGCGATGGTCGGAGTTGGTAGAGGAGGGTCATACGCTTCTCCAGCAAGGGGTGGTTGAACCCGCACTCTATCGCCTCATCGGCAAGGCATTATGGAGTCTGGAGGCGTGGACGGCGGCGGTTCCCGTATACGAGGCGCTGTGCGCCCTTGCGAATCCGACGCCCTCCGACTGGAGCGGCCTGGCGATCGCCGCGCTCGGCGCCGGAGAACCGCTCAAGGCACTGCAGACCGCCGAACACGCGCTTGGACTCAACCCTCCAACAGAACTTCAGTCGCTCCTTCAGGCCGTCGTCGTAGAGGCCCGAGAGGCGCTCCGCCAGGATCTCGTGTGCGTGTATAGGCCATAA
- a CDS encoding putative HD domain protein (Evidence 3 : Function proposed based on presence of conserved amino acid motif, structural feature or limited homology) yields MNVYGVSVDTSTPSLEEMIAQIREISTIPHIALQIIEVMNNPRSSAAALETAVGSDPSLAVRILRTANSAAYGLRRPVQTVTWAINILGTNEVRNLAMTALVAERFKKDTVVGSYTRRGLWRHMVCVALASRLVASRAGLRTFSEAFLAGLLHDVGIVLLDQYLHQPFAGIVTVLKPGISLCQTEREHLGFDHAQLGARVAEQWRFSPVILTAIRHHHASERCSDESRFIVQAVEVANFICASKGIRSMGASHIAPPSASTLAALSIDRMGLKVLYDDMDGEMAKAHALINI; encoded by the coding sequence TTGAACGTTTATGGAGTATCGGTCGACACGTCCACACCATCGTTAGAGGAGATGATCGCGCAGATCCGCGAGATCTCCACAATCCCGCATATCGCCCTTCAGATCATTGAGGTGATGAATAACCCGCGATCTTCCGCCGCCGCTCTCGAGACGGCGGTCGGAAGCGATCCCTCCCTGGCGGTTCGAATCCTGCGTACGGCGAACTCGGCAGCCTACGGTCTTCGTCGCCCGGTTCAGACCGTTACATGGGCCATCAATATTTTGGGCACCAACGAGGTCAGAAACCTGGCCATGACCGCGTTGGTCGCCGAGCGCTTTAAGAAAGACACAGTGGTCGGATCGTATACTCGCAGGGGGTTGTGGCGACATATGGTCTGTGTGGCCTTGGCGTCGCGTCTGGTCGCCTCGCGTGCCGGGTTACGAACATTCAGCGAAGCCTTTCTGGCAGGTCTCCTTCACGATGTGGGCATTGTCCTGCTGGATCAGTATCTCCATCAGCCATTTGCCGGGATCGTCACGGTCCTCAAGCCCGGCATATCCCTTTGTCAGACCGAGCGTGAGCATCTTGGCTTCGATCACGCGCAGTTGGGGGCACGAGTGGCCGAGCAATGGCGTTTTTCACCGGTCATCCTGACTGCGATCCGCCATCACCATGCATCTGAGCGTTGCAGCGATGAATCCCGGTTTATCGTGCAGGCAGTAGAGGTCGCCAACTTTATCTGCGCATCGAAAGGGATCCGTTCGATGGGCGCTTCTCATATTGCGCCTCCGAGTGCCTCAACTCTGGCCGCGTTGTCGATCGACCGGATGGGCTTAAAGGTCTTATATGACGATATGGACGGCGAGATGGCTAAGGCTCACGCCCTGATCAATATCTGA
- a CDS encoding conserved protein of unknown function (Evidence 4 : Homologs of previously reported genes of unknown function): MPSHVGAGSVVVRSDSLRAAPLTGSPMAAYQSAQVLGASPMQLILIVYDVALAACGRRDAVRARRAVTELIAALNFDYEEIAVPLFRLYEYCLNAIGSGSFHEASKILRQLKEAWETALRQAPVEQHLKYDVRGV, translated from the coding sequence ATGCCATCACATGTCGGTGCGGGTTCTGTAGTGGTTCGATCCGATTCGTTGCGGGCGGCCCCCCTCACCGGGAGCCCAATGGCCGCGTACCAGAGCGCCCAGGTTCTCGGGGCTTCCCCGATGCAACTCATTCTCATCGTATACGACGTGGCGCTCGCTGCCTGCGGCCGCCGCGATGCCGTACGTGCGCGACGCGCCGTCACCGAGCTGATTGCGGCCCTGAACTTTGACTATGAGGAGATCGCCGTTCCCTTGTTTCGTCTGTACGAATACTGCCTCAATGCGATCGGTTCAGGGTCATTTCATGAGGCGTCAAAGATTTTGAGGCAATTGAAGGAGGCCTGGGAGACGGCGTTGCGCCAGGCTCCGGTCGAACAGCATCTGAAGTATGACGTACGGGGTGTGTGA
- a CDS encoding putative Histidine kinase (Evidence 3 : Function proposed based on presence of conserved amino acid motif, structural feature or limited homology; Product type pe : putative enzyme), with amino-acid sequence MTTGERPTAVVVNDDLSQLLLTSKLLEKDGLHVRPCRGAEEALAVMCEQGPPDVIVTDLYMPGVDGWRFCRLLRSPEYTAFNRIPILVVSWTFSGADAEQIAANLGANAFLSAPYEPSELRASVQALLEGRRPQLSMRTLIVEDSPMQSKILSRAFAAHGYTVFTASTGEEARRLFRDHSPQIAILDYHLPDITADRLLEEFKQAAVRMVAIMITANPSPELALQFMRMGADGHVRKPFDPEHLIDLCEKAWRERSLLAVEDLLEERTRQLRERERQYAQLFENANDVIYTHDLSGRFTAFNRMAEQITGYTRSEALTMHVAQVIAPEYLGLHHEITAQNVRGEISRDVCELEIVTRGGHRVPLEVSSGPIYRNGEVVGVQGIARDVSEQKRLEAQLRQAQKMEAIGTLAGGVAHDFNNLLTPILGYSRLLKLRGQPGEDVYQAAQVIEGAGERCAQLANRLLGFARGGKHQEMPVDLHTAAREVVDLLSRTIDKRITITQRLCVEQAVALGDPSQIQQVILNLAVNARDAMPHGGNLHFETDVVTLDNDYCRRNLGATVGDYVMLSVTDTGMGIPQEIQGRVFEPFFTTKEPGKGSGMGLAMVYGIVKNHGGTIRVYSEEGSGTSFKVYWPLATGVVPAPVSVEPTQPILGHGRILVVDDEEVVRTSSAELLRHMGYEVVTASDGQEAVDYYRQFGRQIDLIIIDMVMPRLSGADCFRALKAFEPNVKAILTTGFSLNEVAQQLLDEGMVGFLQKPYLINELSEVIAKALHHQDEGEDVV; translated from the coding sequence ATGACCACCGGTGAACGTCCCACCGCCGTCGTTGTCAATGATGATCTGTCGCAATTACTGCTCACGTCGAAGCTTCTGGAGAAGGACGGACTGCACGTCCGCCCTTGCAGGGGCGCCGAAGAGGCGCTTGCTGTTATGTGTGAACAGGGGCCGCCCGACGTCATCGTGACGGATCTGTATATGCCTGGGGTCGATGGCTGGCGTTTCTGCCGACTGCTGCGGTCCCCGGAATATACGGCCTTCAACCGGATCCCGATTCTGGTCGTCTCCTGGACGTTCTCCGGCGCCGACGCCGAGCAGATTGCTGCCAACCTTGGCGCGAATGCTTTTTTGTCGGCCCCCTATGAACCCTCCGAGTTGCGGGCCAGCGTGCAAGCCCTGCTGGAAGGGCGCAGGCCCCAACTGTCGATGCGTACGCTGATCGTCGAAGATAGCCCGATGCAGTCCAAGATCCTCAGCCGCGCCTTTGCGGCGCATGGCTACACGGTCTTCACGGCGTCCACCGGCGAAGAGGCCCGGCGTCTCTTCCGCGACCATTCTCCGCAGATAGCGATTCTCGACTACCATCTACCCGATATAACGGCCGATCGACTGCTCGAGGAGTTTAAGCAGGCAGCCGTACGGATGGTGGCGATCATGATCACCGCCAATCCGAGTCCGGAGTTGGCCCTGCAGTTCATGCGGATGGGGGCGGATGGGCATGTGCGCAAGCCGTTCGATCCTGAGCACCTGATCGACCTCTGCGAGAAGGCGTGGCGCGAACGGTCTCTCCTGGCGGTTGAAGATCTGTTGGAGGAGCGGACCCGGCAACTGCGCGAGCGGGAGCGGCAGTACGCCCAGTTATTCGAGAACGCCAACGACGTCATCTATACGCACGACCTGAGCGGCCGCTTTACCGCGTTCAACCGGATGGCCGAACAGATTACGGGCTACACACGCAGTGAAGCACTCACCATGCATGTCGCTCAGGTCATTGCCCCGGAGTACCTGGGGCTCCATCACGAAATCACAGCGCAGAATGTGCGCGGTGAGATATCGAGGGACGTCTGTGAGCTGGAGATTGTCACCAGGGGCGGGCATCGCGTGCCGCTCGAAGTGAGCAGCGGGCCGATCTACCGGAACGGGGAGGTGGTCGGGGTGCAGGGAATCGCCAGAGACGTAAGCGAGCAGAAGCGTCTGGAGGCGCAGCTCCGACAAGCACAAAAGATGGAGGCGATAGGCACGCTGGCGGGCGGCGTCGCGCACGATTTTAACAACCTGTTAACCCCGATCTTAGGTTATTCCAGGCTGCTGAAGCTGCGCGGGCAGCCCGGTGAGGACGTGTATCAGGCGGCGCAGGTGATCGAGGGAGCGGGGGAGCGCTGCGCGCAACTGGCGAATCGGCTCCTGGGATTCGCTCGTGGCGGCAAGCATCAGGAGATGCCCGTAGACCTGCACACCGCAGCGCGGGAGGTGGTCGATCTGTTGAGCCGGACGATCGACAAGCGGATCACCATCACGCAGCGTCTGTGCGTCGAGCAGGCTGTTGCGCTTGGCGATCCCAGTCAGATCCAGCAGGTGATCCTGAATCTTGCCGTGAATGCCCGGGACGCCATGCCGCACGGGGGCAACCTGCACTTCGAGACGGATGTCGTCACACTCGATAACGACTACTGTCGCCGCAACCTCGGGGCGACCGTAGGGGACTACGTCATGCTGTCGGTCACAGACACCGGCATGGGCATTCCTCAAGAGATTCAAGGGCGCGTGTTCGAGCCGTTCTTTACGACCAAGGAGCCAGGCAAGGGATCAGGAATGGGGCTGGCCATGGTCTACGGTATTGTCAAGAACCACGGTGGCACCATCCGCGTCTACAGCGAGGAGGGATCCGGCACCTCGTTCAAGGTCTATTGGCCTCTTGCGACGGGTGTCGTCCCTGCGCCTGTCAGCGTCGAACCGACGCAACCGATTCTCGGCCATGGCCGCATCCTCGTCGTGGATGATGAGGAGGTTGTACGCACCTCATCAGCGGAGTTGCTGCGCCACATGGGCTATGAAGTGGTCACTGCTTCGGATGGTCAAGAGGCCGTCGATTACTACCGGCAGTTCGGTCGCCAGATCGATCTCATCATCATTGACATGGTGATGCCGCGGCTTTCAGGTGCTGACTGCTTCCGGGCGCTGAAAGCGTTCGAGCCGAATGTCAAGGCTATCCTGACTACGGGTTTTAGCCTCAACGAGGTCGCCCAGCAGCTTCTTGATGAAGGAATGGTGGGCTTCCTCCAGAAACCGTACCTGATCAACGAGCTTTCAGAGGTGATCGCGAAAGCTCTCCATCATCAGGATGAGGGCGAAGACGTAGTCTGA
- a CDS encoding protein of unknown function (Evidence 5 : No homology to any previously reported sequences) — MIVKNEEAHLSRCLESVKGVTDEIIIVDTGSTDRTLDIARQYGAKVALHRWNDDFAAARNVSLSHATSDWILVLDADEALAEEDKGRLCALLRPDGPTAYLLNIASPVDDSRSRHAVINAFPRLFRSQPEIRFEGRVHEQVSPSIARMGGSIGPSEIRVHHTGYHGAWVDLPAKRQRNIRLLKRQLTDHPEDPSAQFHLGEVYALEGKVGEAIACYRTALSLRGLPPANRSVARRSLAACLLNRGRFEEAWQECVAALEEDQGYAMPHLTGALALGRLGRYEAAIRQIDLYLDKVSRQGRGIHGVLGHISNPAYARSLKGNYLFALGQVDRAADCYTAALADDPDSPEAHLGMGKVHKLRGQAQDAAASLEKAATLFERIPHGRLTLAECYAELGKWTEVLAACEQFLQACPDDKGGLELQAQALLKLNRLTEAEVTYRRLVTEAPSAMAYFALACLADGKSNRKEAARFCRKAWELERSDARIPFLLGCCLIEAGEYREALDALLEAERLAPGTPEIERRLRLLARFVQRERHEVGTPPTLQKSPQSPLYKRGDAGGFDAEECIVRGAGCEVSRSSQLAPYRGLQAVPLHTPHPTPHTLFSMAEDGRAPPPLNGASRLTIA; from the coding sequence ATGATCGTGAAGAATGAGGAGGCTCACCTCAGCCGCTGTTTGGAGAGCGTCAAAGGCGTCACCGACGAAATTATCATCGTCGATACCGGCTCAACCGATCGAACACTCGACATTGCGAGGCAGTACGGGGCCAAGGTCGCATTGCACAGGTGGAACGACGACTTCGCGGCTGCGCGAAACGTCTCATTGTCGCACGCCACCTCAGACTGGATCCTGGTCTTGGACGCAGATGAGGCTTTGGCTGAGGAGGATAAGGGTCGCCTGTGCGCCCTGTTGCGTCCGGACGGCCCGACCGCCTATCTGCTGAACATCGCGAGCCCTGTGGACGACAGCCGCTCACGTCACGCTGTCATTAACGCCTTCCCACGCCTGTTCAGGAGCCAGCCTGAGATCCGGTTTGAAGGGCGAGTCCATGAGCAGGTCTCGCCGTCGATCGCGCGGATGGGCGGGAGCATCGGCCCATCGGAGATACGGGTTCACCATACGGGCTACCATGGTGCCTGGGTTGATCTGCCGGCCAAGCGACAGCGCAACATCCGCCTGCTGAAGCGGCAACTCACCGACCATCCCGAAGATCCATCGGCCCAATTCCATCTGGGTGAGGTCTATGCGCTTGAGGGGAAGGTCGGCGAGGCGATTGCCTGCTACCGGACGGCGCTGTCACTTCGCGGTCTGCCGCCCGCCAACCGATCGGTGGCCCGGAGAAGTCTGGCCGCCTGCCTACTCAACAGGGGACGGTTTGAAGAGGCGTGGCAGGAGTGCGTTGCCGCGCTGGAGGAGGACCAGGGCTATGCGATGCCGCACCTGACCGGAGCGCTCGCGCTGGGGCGACTGGGTCGATACGAGGCCGCCATTCGGCAGATCGACCTCTACCTGGACAAGGTAAGCCGACAGGGCCGCGGCATCCACGGCGTCCTGGGTCATATATCGAATCCGGCCTATGCCCGGTCGCTTAAGGGTAACTACCTCTTTGCGCTGGGGCAGGTCGATCGCGCGGCCGACTGCTACACGGCCGCGCTGGCCGACGATCCGGACTCGCCGGAGGCGCACCTTGGTATGGGGAAGGTCCATAAGCTTCGGGGGCAAGCGCAGGATGCCGCAGCCTCACTGGAAAAGGCTGCCACACTATTCGAACGAATTCCGCACGGGCGTCTCACCCTTGCCGAATGCTACGCCGAATTGGGAAAGTGGACAGAGGTACTCGCAGCCTGCGAGCAGTTCTTGCAGGCCTGTCCGGACGACAAGGGTGGACTGGAGCTGCAAGCCCAGGCCCTGCTGAAGCTGAATCGCCTTACAGAGGCAGAGGTGACCTATCGACGTCTTGTGACCGAGGCGCCATCGGCTATGGCCTACTTTGCGTTGGCCTGTCTTGCGGATGGCAAGAGCAACCGTAAGGAAGCGGCCAGATTCTGTCGGAAGGCATGGGAACTCGAACGAAGCGATGCCCGTATTCCGTTTCTGTTGGGCTGCTGTCTGATCGAGGCCGGCGAGTACCGTGAAGCATTGGACGCCCTCCTCGAGGCTGAGCGCCTTGCGCCGGGTACGCCGGAGATCGAGCGCCGCTTGCGACTCCTCGCTCGCTTTGTACAACGGGAGCGCCACGAGGTGGGAACCCCCCCCACCCTCCAGAAATCCCCCCAGTCCCCCCTTTATAAAAGGGGGGATGCGGGGGGATTTGATGCGGAGGAATGTATTGTACGAGGCGCAGGGTGCGAAGTATCCCGATCATCACAGCTTGCGCCTTATCGGGGGCTGCAAGCAGTGCCCCTACACACCCCACACCCCACACCCCACACCCTATTTTCTATGGCCGAGGATGGCCGTGCTCCGCCTCCTCTGAACGGCGCCTCACGGCTCACAATCGCTTAA